From Microlunatus capsulatus, a single genomic window includes:
- a CDS encoding MarR family winged helix-turn-helix transcriptional regulator, which translates to MQTPPVVADPSDDVLADTATQDAPAGRLRLDDQLCFALYAATNEIVRVYRPLLAELGLTYPQYLLMMALWEQDDQPVTALARTLHLPAHGVLPVLTRLAEAGLVSRRPDPVDRRVTRVTLTPAGAALEGSAAAAQRVVASRTRLAPDAFRELRSGLHELSAVLRG; encoded by the coding sequence GTGCAGACCCCGCCCGTCGTGGCCGACCCGTCGGACGACGTCCTCGCCGACACCGCGACGCAGGACGCCCCGGCCGGCCGGCTGCGGCTGGACGACCAGCTCTGCTTCGCCCTCTACGCGGCGACCAACGAGATCGTCCGGGTCTACCGCCCGCTGCTCGCCGAGCTGGGCCTCACCTACCCGCAGTACCTGCTGATGATGGCGCTGTGGGAGCAGGACGACCAGCCGGTCACCGCGCTCGCCCGGACGCTGCACCTGCCCGCCCACGGGGTGCTGCCGGTCCTCACCCGCCTCGCGGAGGCCGGGCTCGTCTCCCGGCGCCCCGATCCCGTCGACCGACGGGTGACCCGGGTGACGCTCACGCCAGCCGGTGCCGCGCTCGAGGGCTCGGCCGCGGCAGCGCAGCGGGTGGTGGCCAGTCGGACCCGGCTGGCCCCCGACGCCTTCCGCGAGCTGCGCAGCGGGCTGCACGAGCTCTCGGCCGTCCTGCGCGGCTGA
- a CDS encoding GNAT family N-acetyltransferase, with translation MSAPTPVSTAAASAPPHPLDSAAWASLTGPHARFAEGQGRARRYRTDLSPFGALADPGDPRSWADLHRLQGAGQTVLLTGPPGLVDGLPAGWAVEALIPGVQLVATPDHRTGPDPEASPVGAAEAFEAADLVARTEPGPFRPRTHELGGYLGLWRDGRLVALAGERLHPPGWTEISAVCTHPDHRRQGLATRLVRAVGHEIRQRGETPFLHTGAANTSAVELYLQLGYALRRTVEFAVLRTPDVEPAADSSST, from the coding sequence GTGAGCGCCCCCACCCCGGTCTCGACCGCTGCCGCGTCGGCACCGCCCCACCCGCTCGACAGCGCGGCCTGGGCCTCGCTCACCGGACCGCACGCCCGGTTCGCCGAGGGGCAGGGGCGGGCGCGGCGCTACCGGACCGACCTCTCCCCCTTCGGCGCGCTCGCCGACCCCGGCGACCCGCGGTCGTGGGCGGACCTCCACCGGCTCCAGGGCGCCGGGCAGACCGTGCTGCTGACGGGCCCGCCCGGTCTGGTCGACGGCCTCCCAGCGGGCTGGGCGGTCGAGGCGCTCATCCCCGGCGTCCAGCTGGTGGCCACGCCGGACCACCGCACCGGCCCCGACCCCGAGGCGTCCCCCGTCGGCGCGGCCGAGGCGTTCGAGGCCGCCGACCTGGTGGCCCGCACCGAGCCGGGACCCTTCCGCCCCCGCACCCACGAGCTGGGGGGCTACCTCGGCCTGTGGCGCGACGGCCGGCTGGTCGCCCTGGCCGGCGAGCGGCTGCACCCGCCGGGCTGGACCGAGATCAGCGCCGTCTGCACCCACCCCGACCACCGACGCCAGGGGCTGGCCACCCGGCTGGTGCGCGCGGTGGGGCACGAGATCCGCCAGCGGGGGGAGACGCCCTTCCTGCACACCGGGGCCGCCAACACGAGCGCGGTCGAGCTCTACCTGCAGCTGGGCTACGCGCTGCGGCGCACGGTGGAGTTCGCCGTGCTGCGCACCCCGGACGTGGAGCCGGCGGCGGACTCCTCGAGCACCTGA
- a CDS encoding FAD/NAD(P)-binding protein, which translates to MSGSGGPGGEPVVLVLVGLGPRGAGLLERVVSNAAVESRRPVEVHLVDPFPPGGGRVWRDAQSELLRLNTTAEDLTAFVDASVTMEGPVTPGPSLADWCRTAGAGLADPALVSEAAALGPLDFPTRRLASAYLAAALERTLARLPPSVTVVTHARRAVDLLTTGTGERDLVVLDDGTRLAADAVVLLTSHVDVRPAPPFAALAAFADAHGLTYVPPGYGGDLDLELLRPGQDVLARGFGLGFVDLMVLLTEGRGGKFVEDPDDDAPGRLRYEPSGAEPRLLVGSRRGVPYHAKPMYRLRAAKPERTTFCTPEAVAALLERGQPITFLRDLWPLVALEVTWAYHVELAQGHPERVAVPWPEFAATFARLAPDATALHGWLTAVVPDARDRLDLAALDRPLDGLRVVDREELRRVVRRHVRDDLDRRQDVRFSADLGAFHGLLAVLPVIGPALGSPLMDPRSLVEEFTGWFMGFFSSYASGPPPDRLEQFLALEEAGVVQLVGPGLEVAADPARRVFVGRSSAVPGEVTARALLEATLPAFDLARADDPLLAALAARGEVASQVLTGPDGVRLDTGQLAVDAGHRLRRADGTTSPRRFALGMHTTVKSAAFARPGSNGPVHRHNDQVARALLALEPLTAATSGTPVHRPPDTDQPPRPGGQ; encoded by the coding sequence ATGAGCGGAAGCGGTGGGCCGGGCGGGGAGCCCGTGGTGCTGGTGCTCGTGGGCCTGGGCCCGCGCGGCGCCGGGCTCCTGGAGCGGGTGGTCAGCAACGCCGCGGTGGAGAGCCGTCGGCCGGTGGAGGTCCACCTCGTCGACCCGTTCCCACCGGGAGGCGGCCGGGTGTGGCGCGACGCCCAGTCCGAGCTGCTCCGGCTCAACACCACCGCGGAGGACCTGACGGCCTTCGTCGACGCCAGCGTGACGATGGAGGGACCGGTGACGCCCGGCCCCTCCCTGGCGGACTGGTGCCGGACGGCGGGCGCGGGGCTCGCCGACCCCGCGCTGGTGTCAGAGGCGGCCGCCCTGGGCCCGCTCGACTTCCCGACGCGCCGGCTCGCCAGCGCCTACCTGGCTGCGGCCCTGGAGCGGACGCTGGCCCGGCTGCCCCCCTCGGTGACCGTCGTCACCCATGCCCGCCGGGCCGTCGACCTCCTCACGACCGGGACGGGGGAGCGCGACCTCGTCGTCCTCGACGACGGCACCCGGCTGGCCGCCGACGCCGTGGTGCTGCTGACCAGCCACGTCGACGTCCGGCCCGCCCCGCCGTTCGCGGCGCTGGCGGCGTTCGCCGACGCGCACGGGCTGACCTACGTCCCGCCGGGTTACGGCGGTGACCTGGACCTCGAGCTGCTGCGGCCCGGCCAGGACGTCCTGGCCCGCGGGTTCGGGCTGGGGTTCGTCGACCTCATGGTCCTGCTGACCGAGGGCCGGGGCGGCAAGTTCGTGGAGGACCCGGACGACGACGCGCCGGGCCGGCTGCGCTACGAGCCGTCGGGGGCCGAGCCGCGGCTGCTCGTCGGTTCACGGCGCGGTGTGCCGTACCACGCCAAGCCGATGTACCGGTTGCGCGCGGCCAAGCCGGAGCGGACCACCTTCTGCACCCCGGAGGCCGTCGCCGCCCTGCTGGAGCGCGGGCAGCCGATCACCTTCCTCCGCGACCTCTGGCCGCTGGTCGCCCTGGAGGTCACCTGGGCCTACCACGTCGAGCTGGCGCAGGGCCACCCCGAGCGGGTGGCCGTGCCCTGGCCGGAGTTCGCGGCCACCTTCGCGCGGCTCGCGCCCGACGCGACGGCGCTGCACGGCTGGCTCACCGCCGTCGTGCCCGACGCCCGCGACCGCCTCGACCTCGCCGCCCTCGACCGGCCGTTGGACGGGCTCCGGGTCGTGGACCGCGAGGAGCTGCGCCGGGTCGTCCGCCGTCACGTCCGCGACGACCTCGACCGGCGCCAGGACGTGCGGTTCAGCGCCGACCTCGGGGCCTTCCACGGGCTGCTCGCCGTGCTCCCCGTGATCGGGCCGGCCCTCGGGTCCCCGCTGATGGACCCGCGCTCGCTCGTCGAGGAGTTCACCGGCTGGTTCATGGGCTTCTTCAGCAGCTACGCCAGCGGTCCGCCGCCGGACCGGCTCGAGCAGTTCCTCGCCCTCGAGGAGGCCGGCGTCGTGCAGCTCGTCGGCCCCGGCCTGGAGGTCGCGGCGGACCCCGCGCGCCGCGTGTTCGTCGGCCGCTCGAGCGCGGTGCCCGGCGAGGTGACGGCTCGCGCCCTCCTCGAGGCGACCCTGCCGGCCTTCGACCTGGCCCGGGCCGACGACCCGCTGCTGGCGGCCCTGGCCGCCCGCGGCGAGGTCGCCAGCCAGGTCCTCACCGGCCCGGACGGGGTACGGCTCGACACCGGGCAGCTGGCCGTCGACGCCGGCCACCGCCTCCGCCGGGCCGACGGCACGACCTCCCCGCGCCGCTTCGCGCTCGGGATGCACACCACCGTGAAGTCGGCGGCCTTCGCCCGGCCCGGCAGCAACGGGCCGGTGCACCGCCACAACGACCAGGTGGCCCGGGCGCTCCTCGCGCTCGAGCCGCTCACCGCCGCCACCAGCGGCACCCCCGTCCACCGACCGCCCGACACCGACCAGCCCCCACGTCCAGGAGGACAGTGA
- a CDS encoding LLM class flavin-dependent oxidoreductase, with protein sequence MPIEFLGIGATHDGSETTPRSGGSFDPEYTVRLARAHQDHGWDRVLTTYGSGSPDPAQAAALIAARTDTLQVLVAHRPNLSIPTFAAKTLATLDHISGGRTTVHMITGGSDHEQQREGDFLPKDARYDRTREYIQILKQVWTRHEAFDFSGEHYRFADFVADVFPVQQPRPQVSFGGSSDAAYAVGTAEADIFCLWGEPLADTREQIERVRREAAAAGRATPPRIQVAFRPILAPTEAQAWAKAEDVVRRIEARKAGGQQFRLAPASPENTGSQRLLAIADRGDRHDRILYSGTAKATGGAGNSNALVGTPEQVAEALLEYVDLGVDIISARGYDTLQDAVDFGDQVIPLVRAEVARREAVAA encoded by the coding sequence ATGCCCATCGAGTTCCTCGGCATCGGAGCCACCCACGACGGCTCCGAGACCACGCCCCGCTCCGGCGGCAGCTTCGACCCCGAGTACACCGTCCGGCTGGCCCGTGCCCACCAGGACCACGGCTGGGACCGCGTGCTGACAACCTACGGCTCGGGCTCGCCGGACCCGGCGCAGGCCGCGGCCCTGATCGCCGCCCGCACCGACACCCTGCAGGTCCTCGTGGCGCACCGGCCCAACCTGTCGATCCCCACCTTCGCGGCCAAGACCCTGGCCACCCTCGACCACATCTCCGGGGGCCGGACGACGGTGCACATGATCACCGGCGGCAGCGACCACGAGCAGCAGCGGGAGGGCGACTTCCTCCCCAAGGACGCCCGCTACGACCGGACCCGGGAGTACATCCAGATCCTCAAGCAGGTGTGGACCCGGCACGAGGCCTTCGACTTCTCGGGCGAGCACTACCGCTTCGCCGACTTCGTGGCCGACGTCTTCCCGGTCCAGCAGCCCCGGCCGCAGGTCAGCTTCGGCGGGTCCTCGGACGCGGCCTACGCCGTCGGCACGGCCGAGGCCGACATCTTCTGCCTGTGGGGCGAGCCGCTGGCCGACACCCGCGAGCAGATCGAGCGGGTCCGGCGCGAGGCGGCGGCCGCCGGCCGCGCGACGCCGCCCCGCATCCAGGTGGCGTTCCGGCCGATCCTCGCGCCCACCGAGGCGCAGGCGTGGGCCAAGGCCGAGGACGTCGTGCGCCGGATCGAGGCGCGCAAGGCCGGCGGCCAGCAGTTCCGGCTCGCCCCCGCGTCGCCGGAGAACACCGGCTCGCAGCGGCTGCTCGCCATCGCCGACCGCGGGGACCGGCACGACCGCATCCTCTACTCCGGGACGGCGAAGGCCACCGGCGGCGCCGGGAACTCCAACGCGCTGGTCGGCACCCCGGAGCAGGTCGCCGAGGCGCTCCTGGAGTACGTCGACCTCGGCGTGGACATCATCTCCGCGCGCGGCTACGACACCCTGCAGGACGCCGTCGACTTCGGCGACCAGGTGATCCCCCTCGTCCGCGCCGAGGTGGCCCGCCGGGAAGCCGTCGCCGCATGA
- a CDS encoding aminotransferase class V-fold PLP-dependent enzyme, translating to MSLLTHPSTTTSRRPPAPAALLPVVGAGQSVPLVDGRSARYVHLDYAASAPALQAVADHVTAVLPAYASVHRGAGYLSQVSTRLLEQARGEIARSVGARDDDVVVLTRNTTDALTLLSTAVPGEVVVLDVEHHANLLPWQRGTARVVPAAGTLAATEAALAAELGRRPAALLAVTGASNVTGEVPPLARLAALAHAHGARIVVDAAQLVPHRGFDLAGLDVDYVAFSGHKLYAPFGAGALVGRPDWLDAAPPHQPGGGAVREVGTTATVWARSPERHEGGTPNVLGVAALAEACRVLAAVGFDRVREHEAVLHDRLVQGLRDRGIEPLRIWTDAPDVVGVVSFTVPGSTASQVAAFLSAEHGVGVRDGRFCAHPLLARLGASDGAVRASLGVGSSAADVDRLLDALDRLRADGPRWTYTSSGGSCRPSPDPRPLPAWWTGDDGLDGPSAAPPSPCTPTPAPPGDHR from the coding sequence ATGAGCCTGCTCACCCACCCCAGCACCACCACGTCCCGCCGGCCGCCCGCGCCGGCCGCGCTGCTGCCCGTCGTCGGGGCCGGGCAGTCCGTGCCCCTCGTGGACGGCCGCAGCGCCCGCTACGTCCACCTTGACTACGCCGCCAGTGCGCCGGCCCTGCAGGCGGTGGCCGACCACGTCACCGCCGTCCTGCCCGCCTACGCCAGCGTCCACCGCGGGGCCGGCTACCTGTCCCAGGTGTCCACCCGGCTGCTGGAGCAGGCGCGCGGCGAGATCGCCCGCTCGGTCGGCGCCCGGGACGACGACGTCGTGGTCCTCACCCGCAACACCACCGACGCGCTCACCCTGCTCAGCACCGCCGTGCCGGGCGAGGTCGTCGTGCTGGACGTCGAGCACCACGCCAACCTGCTGCCGTGGCAGCGGGGCACCGCCCGCGTCGTCCCCGCGGCCGGCACGCTCGCCGCGACCGAGGCGGCGCTGGCCGCCGAGCTGGGACGGCGGCCCGCCGCGCTGCTCGCCGTCACGGGGGCGTCGAACGTCACCGGCGAGGTGCCGCCGCTGGCCCGGCTGGCCGCCCTGGCCCACGCCCACGGCGCCCGGATCGTCGTCGACGCCGCGCAGCTCGTGCCCCACCGGGGGTTCGACCTGGCGGGTCTCGACGTCGACTACGTCGCGTTCTCCGGGCACAAGCTGTACGCGCCGTTCGGCGCCGGTGCGCTGGTCGGCCGTCCCGACTGGCTGGACGCGGCGCCGCCGCACCAGCCCGGCGGCGGCGCCGTCCGCGAGGTGGGCACGACCGCCACCGTCTGGGCGCGCAGCCCGGAGCGGCACGAGGGCGGCACACCCAACGTGCTCGGCGTCGCGGCGCTCGCCGAGGCCTGCCGCGTGCTGGCGGCCGTCGGGTTCGACCGGGTGCGCGAGCACGAGGCCGTCCTGCACGACCGGCTGGTGCAGGGGCTGCGCGACCGCGGGATCGAGCCGCTGCGGATCTGGACCGACGCGCCCGACGTCGTCGGCGTCGTCAGCTTCACCGTCCCCGGCTCCACGGCCTCGCAGGTCGCCGCGTTCCTCTCCGCCGAGCACGGCGTCGGGGTCCGCGACGGACGCTTCTGCGCCCACCCGCTGCTGGCCCGGCTCGGGGCGTCCGACGGCGCCGTGCGCGCCAGCCTCGGCGTCGGCAGCAGCGCGGCCGACGTCGACCGCCTCCTCGACGCCCTCGACCGGCTGCGCGCCGACGGCCCGCGCTGGACCTACACCAGCTCCGGCGGCAGCTGTCGACCGTCGCCCGACCCCCGCCCCCTGCCCGCGTGGTGGACCGGTGACGACGGCCTCGACGGCCCGTCCGCCGCCCCGCCCTCGCCGTGCACCCCCACCCCCGCACCTCCTGGAGACCACCGATGA
- a CDS encoding glutathione S-transferase C-terminal domain-containing protein, with translation MTLTTPGTRFAGPVDTERYGEYRVTRRPDDPRPLYRFTGRLSSDGSTPFHAEPGRYHLYAGWFCPWAQRVVLQVAANGLLAAPGGEGALSVSYVDDARDARGWAFRETHGPDPVNGFTLLRDAYEATEPGFDGHVSVPTLWDTTTGRVVSNDYTTLGIDIATQFGGSRWPGVDTYPVHLREEIEALDAWVGPAVNQGAGRARGQGPAAEQARVELRGAFDRLDALLVDRSFLVGHGLTEADFRLWVSLARYDVQTNATGEVGPPLSAWPELARYAGWLADLPAFRATTRWASFTAPGTAPSFLPPAAAATERTSA, from the coding sequence ATGACCCTCACCACCCCCGGCACCCGCTTCGCCGGCCCCGTCGACACCGAGCGCTACGGCGAGTACCGGGTCACCCGGCGCCCCGACGACCCGCGGCCGCTCTACCGCTTCACCGGCCGGCTCAGCTCCGACGGCTCGACCCCGTTCCACGCCGAGCCCGGCCGGTACCACCTCTACGCCGGCTGGTTCTGCCCCTGGGCCCAGCGGGTGGTGCTGCAGGTCGCGGCCAACGGCCTGCTGGCCGCGCCCGGCGGCGAGGGCGCCCTCTCGGTGTCCTACGTCGACGACGCCCGCGACGCCCGGGGCTGGGCCTTCCGCGAGACCCACGGCCCCGACCCCGTGAACGGGTTCACGCTGCTGCGGGACGCCTACGAGGCCACCGAGCCCGGCTTCGACGGCCACGTCAGCGTGCCGACGCTGTGGGACACCACGACCGGGCGCGTGGTCAGCAACGACTACACGACCCTCGGGATCGACATCGCCACCCAGTTCGGCGGCTCCCGGTGGCCCGGCGTGGACACCTACCCGGTGCACCTGCGCGAGGAGATCGAGGCCCTGGACGCCTGGGTCGGCCCCGCCGTCAACCAGGGTGCCGGCCGCGCCCGCGGCCAGGGGCCCGCCGCCGAGCAGGCCCGGGTCGAGCTGCGGGGCGCCTTCGACCGCCTGGACGCCCTGCTGGTGGACCGCAGCTTCCTGGTCGGCCACGGGCTGACCGAGGCCGACTTCCGGCTCTGGGTGAGCCTGGCCCGCTACGACGTGCAGACCAACGCCACCGGGGAGGTCGGGCCGCCGCTCAGCGCCTGGCCCGAGCTGGCCCGCTACGCCGGCTGGCTCGCCGACCTGCCCGCGTTCCGGGCCACCACGCGGTGGGCGAGCTTCACCGCCCCCGGCACCGCGCCCTCCTTCCTGCCCCCGGCCGCCGCCGCCACCGAGAGGACCTCCGCATGA
- a CDS encoding LLM class flavin-dependent oxidoreductase — protein sequence MTGPLHLAVALDGAGWHPAAWRLPSARPAELLTAGYWTDLTRRAEEGLLDLVTFEDALALQRSDPRGSGPDDRTDEVRGRLDAVLVAARVAPLTSRIGLVPTATVTHTEPFHVSKAIATLDHVSDGRAGWRAQVSVRPEEAAHVGRREVPRVDLLRPDDPATRQLVEDLFAEAGDAVEVVRRLWDSWEDDAEIRDVATGRFVDRDKLHAVDFEGRWFSVRGPSITPRPPQGQPLVAALAHAAVPRAFAARSADVVFVTPSDNAGAASDVADITRHREAAGRAGTTHVWADLVVLLDPDADRAHRRWQQLETWSGRTFSSDAEVFVGTPQGLADLLLARAEAGLTGFRLRPAALPEDLDVVVDALVPELQRRGAFRTAYEADTLRGLLGLARPLNRYASVEDLR from the coding sequence ATGACGGGCCCGCTGCACCTCGCCGTCGCACTCGACGGCGCCGGGTGGCACCCCGCCGCCTGGCGGCTGCCGTCGGCCCGCCCCGCCGAGCTGCTGACCGCGGGCTACTGGACCGATCTCACCCGGCGCGCGGAGGAGGGCCTGCTGGACCTCGTCACCTTCGAGGACGCCCTCGCCCTGCAGCGCTCCGACCCCCGCGGCTCCGGCCCGGACGACCGCACCGACGAGGTCCGCGGGCGTCTCGACGCGGTGCTCGTCGCCGCCCGGGTGGCCCCGCTGACGTCGCGGATCGGCCTGGTGCCGACGGCGACGGTCACCCACACCGAGCCGTTCCACGTCTCCAAGGCCATCGCCACCCTGGACCACGTCTCCGACGGGCGCGCCGGCTGGCGGGCCCAGGTCTCCGTGCGGCCGGAGGAGGCGGCCCACGTCGGCCGCCGCGAGGTCCCGCGGGTGGACCTGCTGCGACCCGACGACCCGGCCACCCGCCAGCTCGTCGAGGACCTCTTCGCCGAGGCGGGCGACGCCGTCGAGGTGGTCCGCCGCCTCTGGGACAGCTGGGAGGACGACGCCGAGATCCGCGACGTCGCCACCGGCCGGTTCGTCGACCGCGACAAGCTCCACGCCGTCGACTTCGAGGGCCGCTGGTTCAGCGTCCGCGGGCCCTCGATCACCCCGCGGCCGCCGCAGGGGCAGCCGCTCGTCGCCGCCCTCGCCCACGCCGCGGTCCCGCGGGCCTTCGCCGCCCGCTCGGCCGACGTCGTCTTCGTCACCCCGTCCGACAACGCGGGCGCGGCGTCCGACGTCGCCGACATCACCCGGCACCGCGAGGCCGCCGGGCGTGCGGGGACCACCCACGTGTGGGCGGACCTCGTCGTCCTGCTGGACCCCGACGCCGACCGGGCGCACCGCCGCTGGCAGCAGCTCGAGACCTGGTCGGGGCGCACCTTCAGCAGCGACGCCGAGGTGTTCGTCGGCACCCCGCAGGGGCTGGCCGACCTGCTGCTGGCGCGGGCCGAGGCCGGCCTCACCGGCTTCCGGCTGCGGCCGGCCGCCCTGCCCGAGGACCTGGACGTGGTCGTCGACGCGCTGGTGCCGGAGCTGCAGCGCCGCGGGGCGTTCCGCACGGCCTACGAGGCCGACACCCTGCGCGGCCTGCTCGGCCTGGCCCGCCCGCTCAACCGCTACGCGTCCGTGGAGGACCTCCGATGA
- a CDS encoding NtaA/DmoA family FMN-dependent monooxygenase (This protein belongs to a clade of FMN-dependent monooxygenases, within a broader family of flavin-dependent oxidoreductases, the luciferase-like monooxygenase (LMM) family, some of whose members use coenzyme F420 rather than FMN.): MTAPRKQIHLAAHFPGVNNTTVWSDPAAGSHIAFSSFVHLAQTAERAKFDFFFLAEGLRLREQNGQIYDLDVVGRPDTFTVLAALAAVTDRLGLAGTINSTFNEPYEVARQFASLDHLSAGRAAWNVVTSWDAFTGENFRRGGYLPQDERYARAQHFLDATSTLFDSWRGDEVLADQRSGAFLSRPDVGRFAHADQHVDIAGAFTTPRSPQGRPVIFQAGDSEEGREFAAASADAIFTGHSTWDAGRAFYADLKGRLARHGRRPEQLVVLPAATFVLGDTDSEAADLAHDVRRLQVSGQTAIKFAEQLWNTDLSDHDPDGPLPSFDPVVGENTIARGRASVRRFRDPVATAREWRERAEAEHLSLRELVIEMTGRQSFIGSAETVATTIDAFVQGDVSDGFILVPHITPGGLDRFADEVVPLLQERGSFRTEYEGTTLRDHLGLDTPEPAARPQPGAPRPEPVEGLVTSTAARAARRP, translated from the coding sequence ATGACCGCACCCCGCAAGCAGATCCACCTCGCCGCCCACTTCCCGGGCGTCAACAACACCACCGTGTGGAGCGACCCGGCCGCCGGCAGCCACATCGCGTTCAGCTCGTTCGTGCACCTCGCGCAGACCGCCGAGCGCGCCAAGTTCGACTTCTTCTTCCTGGCCGAGGGCCTGCGCCTGCGCGAGCAGAACGGGCAGATCTACGACCTCGACGTCGTCGGCCGGCCGGACACCTTCACCGTCCTGGCCGCGCTGGCCGCGGTCACCGACCGGCTGGGCCTGGCCGGCACCATCAACTCCACCTTCAACGAGCCCTACGAGGTGGCCCGGCAGTTCGCCAGCCTGGACCACCTCTCGGCCGGGCGCGCGGCCTGGAACGTCGTCACCTCCTGGGACGCGTTCACCGGCGAGAACTTCCGCCGGGGCGGGTACCTGCCCCAGGACGAGCGCTACGCCCGCGCCCAGCACTTCCTCGACGCCACCTCCACCCTGTTCGACTCCTGGCGCGGCGACGAGGTGCTGGCCGACCAGCGGTCGGGCGCCTTCCTGTCCCGGCCCGACGTCGGACGGTTCGCCCACGCCGACCAGCACGTCGACATCGCCGGGGCCTTCACCACCCCGCGCAGCCCGCAGGGCCGGCCGGTGATCTTCCAGGCCGGGGACTCCGAGGAGGGCCGGGAGTTCGCCGCGGCCTCCGCCGACGCGATCTTCACCGGGCACTCCACCTGGGACGCCGGCCGCGCGTTCTACGCCGACCTCAAGGGCCGGCTGGCCCGGCACGGCCGCCGGCCCGAGCAGCTCGTCGTGCTGCCGGCCGCCACCTTCGTGCTGGGGGACACCGACTCCGAGGCCGCCGACCTGGCGCACGACGTGCGCCGGCTGCAGGTCAGCGGGCAGACGGCCATCAAGTTCGCCGAGCAGCTCTGGAACACCGACCTGTCCGACCACGACCCGGACGGCCCGCTGCCCTCGTTCGACCCGGTGGTGGGGGAGAACACGATCGCCCGCGGCCGCGCCAGCGTCCGCCGCTTCCGCGACCCGGTCGCCACCGCGCGGGAGTGGCGGGAGCGGGCCGAGGCCGAGCACCTGTCGCTGCGCGAGCTGGTCATCGAGATGACCGGGCGGCAGTCCTTCATCGGCTCGGCCGAGACGGTGGCGACGACGATCGACGCCTTCGTGCAGGGCGACGTCAGCGACGGCTTCATCCTCGTCCCCCACATCACCCCGGGCGGCCTCGACCGGTTCGCCGACGAGGTGGTGCCGCTGCTGCAGGAGCGCGGCTCCTTCCGCACCGAGTACGAGGGCACGACCCTGCGCGACCACCTCGGGCTCGACACCCCCGAACCCGCCGCCCGCCCCCAGCCCGGCGCCCCGCGCCCTGAGCCTGTCGAAGGGCTCGTGACGTCCACCGCCGCCCGGGCCGCCCGCCGGCCCTGA